The Virgibacillus phasianinus genome includes a window with the following:
- a CDS encoding MBL fold metallo-hydrolase: MEMKKPIRIDDRIYLIDGFDLGKPERTGTYVIEEDELTLIETGPSPSVKYVKSGLDSLGFALEEVKYIIVTHVHLDHAGGAGLLVRDCPNAKVVVHPRGARHLAAPKKLAAGARAVYGESFTELFDPIVPIEEDKLIVKGEGEELKIGSDCTLEFFDTPGHAKHHFSIYDPVSNGIFTGDTVGIRYQQLVRDGIDFFLPSTSPNHFDPVAMQTSINRVRALHVDRIYFGHFGMTTKIDKALDQVSEWLDVFVEEGEKVYASKGGYAELANRLVFRVKEYLGSIHVSDEHDVYYLINLDMQVSSLGIIDYFQKLKI, translated from the coding sequence ATGGAAATGAAAAAACCAATACGAATAGATGACCGTATATACCTAATTGATGGATTCGACTTAGGAAAACCGGAACGCACCGGTACATATGTAATTGAAGAAGATGAGCTCACTTTGATTGAAACAGGGCCAAGTCCATCAGTTAAATATGTTAAGTCCGGTTTGGATTCACTGGGTTTCGCATTGGAGGAAGTAAAATATATTATCGTTACACATGTTCATTTAGACCATGCTGGCGGGGCAGGCTTGTTAGTAAGAGATTGTCCGAATGCTAAAGTTGTGGTTCACCCAAGGGGTGCGCGTCATTTAGCTGCACCAAAAAAACTTGCAGCAGGCGCTCGCGCCGTATATGGAGAAAGCTTCACGGAATTATTTGATCCAATCGTTCCTATTGAGGAAGATAAACTAATCGTCAAAGGAGAAGGGGAGGAACTAAAAATAGGATCTGATTGTACACTGGAATTTTTTGATACACCTGGTCACGCGAAGCACCATTTCAGTATTTACGATCCTGTTAGTAATGGAATCTTTACCGGAGACACCGTAGGAATCCGTTATCAGCAGCTAGTTCGTGATGGAATTGACTTCTTTCTGCCGTCTACCTCACCAAATCACTTTGACCCTGTAGCAATGCAAACATCGATTAATCGAGTAAGGGCATTACATGTAGACCGAATTTATTTCGGGCACTTTGGAATGACTACAAAAATTGACAAGGCTTTGGACCAGGTATCCGAATGGCTGGATGTTTTTGTGGAAGAAGGGGAGAAAGTATACGCTTCTAAGGGTGGCTATGCTGAGCTAGCGAACAGGTTGGTGTTTCGCGTGAAAGAATATTTGGGATCTATACATGTATCTGATGAGCATGATGTTTATTATTTAATAAATTTAGATATGCAAGTAAGTTCCTTAGGGATTATTGATTATTTCCAAAAGCTGAAAATTTAA
- a CDS encoding spore coat protein, whose protein sequence is MPAQISHGGNELFDTHEALSTLTGGLEQYLLYEQHIQSPELKAMEQRHHTFLTQLYNTIVETLKTGQEPTVKTQTYNMAESNDVIYGMQPSAPKSPSQSVSQINDECVSGYMLGVMKSTASTFTMTALETTNPVLRRVFSDSVPNIIEMAYEVFLFQNKNQYYQVAQLPAQDMQLIMNSFAPTQGTMPH, encoded by the coding sequence ATGCCAGCACAAATCAGTCATGGCGGAAATGAGTTATTTGATACTCATGAAGCATTATCAACATTAACTGGTGGATTGGAACAATATTTATTGTATGAACAGCACATCCAAAGTCCTGAGTTAAAAGCGATGGAACAACGTCACCATACATTTTTGACACAGCTTTATAACACAATTGTTGAGACATTGAAAACAGGTCAAGAGCCAACAGTCAAAACACAGACGTATAATATGGCTGAAAGCAATGATGTCATATATGGAATGCAACCGTCAGCACCAAAGTCTCCTAGTCAATCTGTTAGTCAAATAAATGACGAATGTGTTTCGGGATATATGCTTGGCGTAATGAAATCAACAGCGTCAACTTTTACGATGACAGCACTTGAAACTACTAACCCAGTTCTTAGACGTGTATTCTCCGACAGTGTTCCCAACATCATCGAAATGGCATATGAAGTATTTTTATTCCAGAATAAGAATCAATATTATCAGGTAGCACAATTACCTGCGCAGGATATGCAATTAATCATGAACAGCTTTGCACCAACCCAGGGAACCATGCCACACTAG
- a CDS encoding glycine betaine uptake BCCT transporter, with protein sequence MKSVTLVFWYGLIVCVAVVIWGSIAPNNLQEATAAITKFISVHFGWYYLIIIMIMLIFCIYLIFSKFGSVKLGKDGDKPEFSLVSWFAMLFSAGMGMGLVFWTTAEPISHAFKSTPSAEPGTDEAVKEALQYSFFHWGIHAWAVYGIVALVLAYFKFHRDAPGLISATLVPLFGEKAMRGIIGKMIDTLAVVATVVGVAATLGFGSAQINGGLSFLFDIPNNFTVLLIILAVATALFIGSAWSGIGRGIKYLSNINMGLAFILLLILFIVGPTLYILNMFTSTLGGYISNFFDMSFHLAPLDHDNRVWINSWTIFYWAWWISWAPFVGIFIARISKGRTVKEFMLGVLIVPALVCFIFFAVFGVSALNLEQNGIAAISEFSLETSTFGVLQEYPLGTLMSIITIFVVAIFFITSADSATFVLGMLSTDGHINPSNSVKIVWGLAQSAMAAIVVYFGGTQGLQNVLIIAALPFSIVILLMGASFFKAVKQEDRGKAK encoded by the coding sequence GTGAAGAGTGTAACATTAGTCTTTTGGTATGGACTTATTGTCTGTGTGGCGGTTGTAATATGGGGATCGATTGCACCAAATAATTTGCAGGAAGCTACCGCTGCCATTACAAAATTCATATCTGTGCATTTTGGTTGGTATTATTTAATTATCATTATGATCATGCTGATTTTTTGTATTTATCTAATCTTTTCTAAGTTCGGCAGTGTCAAACTGGGAAAAGATGGAGATAAGCCTGAGTTTAGTTTAGTTTCCTGGTTTGCCATGTTATTTAGTGCCGGAATGGGAATGGGTTTAGTTTTTTGGACAACAGCGGAGCCTATTTCACATGCATTTAAAAGTACCCCATCGGCGGAACCCGGAACCGATGAGGCAGTTAAAGAAGCGCTTCAATATTCATTTTTTCATTGGGGCATTCATGCATGGGCAGTATACGGAATAGTTGCACTTGTCCTTGCCTATTTTAAATTCCATCGGGACGCGCCTGGTTTAATTAGCGCCACACTCGTTCCGTTATTTGGTGAAAAGGCGATGCGGGGCATCATCGGTAAAATGATTGATACCCTGGCAGTTGTCGCAACAGTGGTAGGTGTTGCGGCAACGCTTGGCTTCGGTTCTGCACAAATAAATGGTGGTTTATCATTTTTGTTTGATATTCCAAATAATTTTACGGTGCTTTTAATTATCCTGGCGGTCGCAACGGCGTTATTTATTGGCTCAGCCTGGTCGGGGATTGGCCGTGGTATTAAATACTTAAGTAATATTAATATGGGACTGGCGTTTATTCTGTTGCTTATCCTATTTATCGTTGGTCCAACACTATATATTCTCAATATGTTTACCAGCACACTTGGTGGATATATCTCGAACTTTTTTGATATGAGTTTCCATTTAGCGCCATTGGATCACGATAATCGTGTTTGGATTAATAGTTGGACAATTTTCTATTGGGCTTGGTGGATTTCCTGGGCGCCATTTGTAGGAATCTTCATTGCAAGGATTTCAAAAGGGCGGACTGTAAAAGAATTTATGCTTGGGGTTCTAATTGTTCCGGCTTTGGTTTGCTTTATTTTCTTTGCCGTCTTTGGTGTATCCGCACTTAACCTTGAACAGAATGGGATAGCAGCAATTTCCGAGTTTTCTTTAGAAACTTCAACATTTGGGGTATTACAGGAATATCCATTAGGTACATTGATGTCAATTATCACCATTTTTGTTGTTGCTATCTTTTTCATAACTTCAGCAGACTCTGCAACATTCGTTCTTGGGATGCTAAGTACCGATGGTCATATAAATCCATCAAATTCTGTGAAAATTGTTTGGGGATTAGCGCAATCCGCTATGGCTGCAATCGTCGTTTACTTTGGTGGGACACAAGGACTGCAGAATGTCCTGATCATTGCAGCATTACCTTTCTCAATTGTCATCCTGCTAATGGGCGCCTCGTTTTTCAAGGCTGTTAAACAAGAGGATCGAGGCAAGGCTAAATAG
- a CDS encoding UDP-N-acetylmuramoyl-L-alanyl-D-glutamate--2,6-diaminopimelate ligase, which yields MNIDFKNDNEIGVLKIYGTEENRISSITYDSRKVIDGSAFACIAGENEDGHLYIKNAIEQGATVLLGNNEEVLKRTSENYPDCTFLYVSHVRIAVANLSLLFHDFRYKDLYTIGITGTNGKTTVAAYVKSLLNNLGLPAGSIGTTGVWSSKGKLDFQPSTPTTPESSDIHEIFDQLYAAGDKAVAMEVSSIAIEQKRVEGILFDVGVHTNLSPEHIEYHKNFANYKKAKLKLFEQVKTAVVNADDPAMAADILETCEGDILTYSLLSESQADVKATNIMVNDNGSLIDLEVMGETHRVQTPVFGAYNVANLLAAVCVAIDAGYTAGKIVQALSHIENPEGRFELIQEGTAGRKIILDYAHTPVALRSLLSEVHKLSYKRLIVMIAGIGIRDFNKMPKMANAVDGKADSVVVTVDHPGYNDPRDIVDKVYGGFSNRFDENIHPTLTREDGVKKALSLGDEGDIIVLTSGCINGAQIVKGEKIPHSDEVIIHEYFNDLQSVTGHALQEDL from the coding sequence ATGAATATAGACTTTAAAAATGATAACGAGATAGGTGTTTTAAAAATATATGGTACGGAAGAAAACAGAATTTCATCGATAACATACGACTCGCGAAAAGTTATCGATGGATCCGCTTTTGCTTGCATTGCAGGTGAAAATGAGGATGGGCATCTTTATATAAAAAATGCAATTGAGCAGGGGGCAACTGTTTTACTTGGCAATAATGAAGAAGTTTTGAAGCGAACTTCTGAGAATTACCCTGATTGCACATTTTTATATGTTTCCCATGTGCGTATCGCTGTTGCGAATCTGTCTCTTCTCTTTCATGATTTCAGGTACAAAGATTTATATACAATAGGAATTACAGGCACAAATGGAAAAACAACCGTTGCAGCTTATGTAAAATCATTATTGAATAACTTGGGTTTACCCGCGGGTTCAATTGGTACAACTGGAGTATGGTCTTCTAAAGGAAAGCTGGATTTTCAACCGAGTACGCCGACGACACCAGAATCATCAGATATCCATGAGATTTTTGACCAACTTTATGCTGCGGGTGATAAAGCAGTTGCGATGGAGGTCTCTTCCATTGCTATTGAACAAAAAAGAGTGGAAGGTATTTTATTTGACGTAGGCGTACATACAAATTTGTCTCCAGAGCATATCGAATACCATAAAAACTTTGCAAACTATAAAAAAGCAAAGTTGAAGTTATTTGAACAGGTGAAGACTGCAGTAGTTAATGCTGATGATCCAGCGATGGCTGCTGATATCCTTGAAACATGTGAGGGTGATATTCTTACGTACAGCCTGTTAAGTGAGTCACAAGCAGATGTGAAGGCAACAAATATCATGGTTAACGACAATGGATCACTTATCGATTTAGAGGTTATGGGTGAAACGCATCGTGTGCAAACTCCTGTGTTCGGTGCTTATAATGTGGCAAATCTATTGGCGGCGGTTTGTGTAGCAATTGATGCTGGTTATACGGCGGGAAAAATTGTCCAAGCCCTATCCCATATTGAAAACCCTGAAGGCAGGTTTGAGCTTATCCAGGAAGGTACTGCTGGAAGGAAAATTATTCTTGATTATGCGCACACACCAGTAGCACTTAGAAGTTTGTTGTCGGAGGTACACAAGCTATCGTATAAACGTCTGATTGTGATGATTGCAGGTATTGGAATTCGGGATTTCAATAAGATGCCGAAGATGGCAAACGCGGTGGATGGCAAAGCAGATTCTGTCGTTGTTACAGTTGACCATCCTGGATATAACGATCCAAGAGATATTGTTGATAAAGTTTATGGTGGCTTTTCAAACCGTTTTGACGAAAATATCCATCCAACTTTGACTAGAGAAGATGGTGTGAAAAAGGCATTATCTTTAGGGGATGAAGGGGATATTATCGTGTTGACAAGCGGGTGTATAAATGGGGCGCAAATTGTAAAGGGTGAAAAAATACCACATTCAGATGAAGTGATTATTCATGAGTACTTTAATGACTTACAGTCTGTCACTGGACATGCGTTACAAGAGGATTTATAA